The nucleotide window AGCTGTCGGTCAGCCGCGCGATGTCGCTGCCTGTCTCGGGCGGGCGAAGCACCAGGTCGGTTGCATCGACCAGCGCGGGCAGCCCGAACGGTTGCTCAGGCGCGACCAGCAGGTAGGAGGGATCGGATTGCCCAAGCAGGCGCGCGGCGGTGGAAATGTCCGTGATCGCGGCGGCGGGGGGAATATCCTCCCCCACGCTCAACGGCGGAAGCCCTTCGGGTAAGGGGCCGGAAAGCGTTTCTTCCGACACGAACAAGAAACCAGGCGCGGTGAAAAAGGCGGCGAGGTCAAGCGATTCATCCAGCGCGGGCGTTTGAGCCGATGGCGGCGCCGTCAGCGGGTCGATACCGAGGATACGCAATTGCCCATTCCCGTCCCGTACTTCGCCGGAAATCACGGGTGAAACGAGATAGCCTTGGCCGCGCAGGGACAGGTACTCGGCTACCGGGATCGGTGTTCCGTCGTTCCGCTCCAACCGCGCCAGTTGATCCTGCCCCAGGACCGCCGCCGCGCGGTCATAGGCGGCGCGCGCCTCGGCATTGATGGCCTGCACCCCGGACCAAAGCGCCGTGGCGAGCGCCAGCCCAAGCGCCAGCATCAGAAGCTGGCCGGGATGGCGGCGCCAATGGGATGACAGGGTCTGAAGTGCGGTATAAAGCATCAATCAGGCCACGCTCAACGCGCCGAGGGTCAGGTGCATCCGCCGAGACAGGCGATTGGCCAGACGCGGCGAATGGGTCACCATCAGAAGGCCGGCGTCAGTTTCCCGAACCAGATCGAGCAGCAAGGTGAGCACGCTGTCGCCCGTCGCTTCATCCAGATTACCGGTCGGCTCATCGGCCAGAATGAGGGCCGGGCGCGGGGCGAGGGCGCGGGCGATGGCCACGCGCTGCTGTTGCCCACCGGACAATTGCTCCGGATAGCGGTGCAGCAAATCGGACAAGCCAAGCCGCCCGGAAAGCGCATCGCAGAACGCCGGATCATGGCGATCTGCAAGCCGCGCCTGAAGCGCGATGTTGGCCCCGACTGTAAGCGACGGGACAAGATTGAACTGTTGGAATACCAATCCGACGGAGTGCCGCCGAACCGCCGCGCGCGCGGCGTCATCCATATCGCTGATGTCGCGACCGCCCAGCAGGATTTCCCCGCTGTCGGGCTGATCCAATCCGCCGGCCAGGTGCAGGAGCGTCGACTTGCCCGACCCACTCTCCCCGGTAAGGGCCAGGGTCTCACCTGCGTCTAGGTGGAGAGAGACGCCGTTCAGTACGTGCTGCGGTCCGTCATCGGATGGGTAGGATTTGCGGATGTCACGCATATCAAGAAGTGTATTGGCCATGGCTGGGATGTAGCAGGCGAACGCGGTCAAGAAACCCCTCACCCAAGACCGATTGCGGGGAAGGACGGAATTGCCGCAGATTGCGCAGATGAGGAGGCGAAAGACGTGATCACGGATTGGGACGATGCCTATGCCAATGGCGCGCATATCGACGGGGCCGATGACATCGTCGCCGATTGGTCCCGGCGCGCGAGTGCCTTTCGTTCCGCGACGGAGAGTGAGCAGATCTGCGGCGACGCGAACACCCGCCCCTTCGTTGACCTCTATCGGCCCAAATCGCCAACGCAGGGTCTGACGATTATCGTTCACGGTGGATATTGGATGGCGTTTTCCGGTCGGGATTTCGCCCACTTGGCCCGTGGCGCCTTCACACGGAAGCAGGCCGTGGCAATGGTGACCTACCGGCTGGCACCCGAGGTGTCCGTGCCCGCCATCACGCAGGACGTCGCGCGGATGGTTTGCGAAGCGGCGAAGCGCGTCAATGGGCCGATCCGGTTGGTCGGCCATTCCGCCGGCGGGCATCTGGTTACCCGGATGCTGTGCGCGGGCGTCCTGCCGAACGACATATATGCGCGCATCGCCCACGTGACCTCCATCTCTGGCCTCCACGACCTACGGCCATTGATGCGCACCGCGATGCGCGACACCTTGCACCTGACCGGCGACATCGCCTGCACCGAAAGCCCTGCGCTGCTGTGCCCCGTCCAAGGCGCGCGCGTCACCTGCGTTGTGGGCGAGAGGGAACGTCCGGAATTCATCCGGCAGACGGCGTTGCTGGCGAATATCTGGCATGGATTGGGTGCGAGGATGCGAGACGTTCGCATCGACAACGCGCATCATTTCAACGTTATCGACGGGCTGGAACAACCCGATAGCGCTCTGATGGACCTGGTCTTGAGCTGAGTGTCAGAGGCGCTCGTAAAGGCCGCTTACCGCGGTCTTGAGTTGCGCCCGATCCTCGGGGCCCAGCGCGTCCAGCATCTTGCTTTCGGCGGCGTGGGCCGCTGACCGCAGGCGCGTGACCTCCACCATGCCCTTTTCGGATAGGCGCACGACAAGCCGACGGCGATCCGATTTGTCCCGGATGACCGAAATCATGTCCAGATCCTCAAGCCGGCGCTGGGCGCGGCTGACCCGGGCGGCATCCATGGCGGTCAGGATGCACAAGTCGTGAGAGGAACAGGGCTGATGCGTCGGAAGGGTCATCATGATGCGCCATTCCGGCACCTGAAACCCGGCGTCTTCCATCACTTGCCCGAACAGGTTCGAGGCGATGACGGACATCTGGAAAGGCAGAAATTCCGTCAGATCGAAGGTCAGGGATTGGGATTGGTCTTTCACGGCCGGGACCTCATGATCGTGCGCCCGAGGGCCAATACAACTTTAACGATAGCGGATATCGGCCATACGGCGCAAGAAAAATGTAAACCTGGCTAGACAGATCGGCGGATCTGCGACCTTCGCCGCGCGCTTGCTCCTTTCGGCCCGTGAATTCGGGTGTTTCCGATCGGGAACACGGATCTGCGGTTTTTGGCCGAAACCGACGCTTTGGACGCGCATTCCGTCTTGCGAGCCGGGGTCCACG belongs to Hasllibacter sp. MH4015 and includes:
- a CDS encoding MarR family transcriptional regulator; this translates as MKDQSQSLTFDLTEFLPFQMSVIASNLFGQVMEDAGFQVPEWRIMMTLPTHQPCSSHDLCILTAMDAARVSRAQRRLEDLDMISVIRDKSDRRRLVVRLSEKGMVEVTRLRSAAHAAESKMLDALGPEDRAQLKTAVSGLYERL
- a CDS encoding ABC transporter ATP-binding protein, which produces MANTLLDMRDIRKSYPSDDGPQHVLNGVSLHLDAGETLALTGESGSGKSTLLHLAGGLDQPDSGEILLGGRDISDMDDAARAAVRRHSVGLVFQQFNLVPSLTVGANIALQARLADRHDPAFCDALSGRLGLSDLLHRYPEQLSGGQQQRVAIARALAPRPALILADEPTGNLDEATGDSVLTLLLDLVRETDAGLLMVTHSPRLANRLSRRMHLTLGALSVA
- a CDS encoding alpha/beta hydrolase, translating into MITDWDDAYANGAHIDGADDIVADWSRRASAFRSATESEQICGDANTRPFVDLYRPKSPTQGLTIIVHGGYWMAFSGRDFAHLARGAFTRKQAVAMVTYRLAPEVSVPAITQDVARMVCEAAKRVNGPIRLVGHSAGGHLVTRMLCAGVLPNDIYARIAHVTSISGLHDLRPLMRTAMRDTLHLTGDIACTESPALLCPVQGARVTCVVGERERPEFIRQTALLANIWHGLGARMRDVRIDNAHHFNVIDGLEQPDSALMDLVLS